The following DNA comes from Miscanthus floridulus cultivar M001 chromosome 5, ASM1932011v1, whole genome shotgun sequence.
ATGGCTTCATATTATAACTAAGTGATCAAAAGGGAGGACCACCGTACAATAATACAGTTACTGAGTAACCCCTTGCCATCATGTTCATGCGATAATTTATTTACAGCCAAAAATCTCTATCTTATTCTTGGTAACATTATGCTTTACTGCTGTGCCGATAACTGCCCTTTCAGAAACACCGGTTAGCAGTGTCAAACAAAAAATTGTAGCATTATGCTCTATTGATTATGGCCCATCAGCCCACCTTACCCTAGTTTACATAGGTCGCAGGAAAAAAACTAGGGGCGTCTCACTCCCGGCCTCTTCCTCTCTCCGTCCCTTTGTTCCGTTGCCTCCTCGATCTGGAATGATGCATCGAGCGCCGCCGCACTCGCTCGCCGCGCGCTACGGCCACCCTTGCGCGGCTGAGCCCTAGCCCCCGCCCGACGGCCGACACCTGTGCCCAACCCCAACTCCTCAAGGCTTCATGCTCACGGCGCACTCATCCCGCCGACCAGCGTGTGTGCTCCCACACCGGCGTCTAAATATCGGGTAGTTCGGGAATACCCGAACTTAAATTTTTCGGGGCGAATATTGGCTACGCACGTAGATCCAAGAGGGAGAGACGGTGACGGTGTTTTGAGTTTTGACCGCCCTCATGCTCATCTTCGTCGTCAAGCGTATTGAGGTTCCCAAAGTCTATCTTGCCACCGTTCCCAAGTACCTCTCCATCGTCCTCGTATTGAGGTTCATGTCCCCTCCTCCTTGATCTGAATCACATACTATATGCAACTCATGTGTTAATTGTTATAGACATCCCAAGtgtgggattattcaaatttgtggCTATCCGGAAGTAAATAAGACTGAAACAAAGAAAATATGGCAAAACCACAAGTTCGTATTATTATCTTTTCTTTTTGATAAACAAGTCCTTTTATTAATTTGACATCGAACAGAAATACGTACTGTCATGCACTAGGGGAACATGCATGGCAGCAAATGGACATCACAATATTACGTACACATACACATACTGTCACAAACAAACACATACGCATACACATACTGATAGACACGAAACGAACACATGACACACGATACAAACAGAAACTGAGCTTATAAATTGCTTATTTTCCACGCGACGAAACACAAGCACGGAAAATGACAAGACAACACAGTGACAACACCATGGGTATGCTAGTTCACATGACACTGCACGAGGGCCCGCCGCCCTgcctgtggtggtggtggtggccatgcTGCTGCTGCGCGTGCTGGCAGTCAACGTCTTCACCCTCGGTGGCGGCGGAGCAGCCAGGCTCGCACtggtcgccggcggcggcggcggcgtcaacgtcagcgtcgacgtcggagtcggcggcggcggcacggtgCAGCATCAGCACGTACGCCAGCTGCGTGACGGCCAGCGTCGCGGTGATCGCCTCCAGCGCGCTCATCTGCCACCCGCGCGCCGCGGATGCGGCGGCCCGCATCTCCTTGCACGCGAGGCCGAGCGCGAGCGCGGTGGCCGCCCACGCGACGGTGCCCATCGCCGAGGCGGCCGCGAGGCCCTGCGGCCGCCACGACGCGCGCGCGTGGAACGCCGCCGCGGCCTTGGCTGCGCTGCCGAGCACGGCCGCCAGCAGCGCGAACTGGATGAAGTGGAGCGTCGCCTCGTCGCCGGCGCTGCGCGGCGCCGCTCCTGCAGGCATGCCCGTGCACATGCACGCGTCGTCTACACGCATTGAGTTGAGTATGTATATACATATAATAAAAGAATCTCTGCAAGGGTCATTATTTGCACGGAAGGAGAGGGTGACCTGCAGGTGGGTAGTATTCCTGATCGCCTATGTCGTCGACGAAGCTGTTGAGCGCCCAGCTCGCGAACCCCGTCATGGACACGTAGAGGGCGAGATTGAGCAGCAGCAGCGGGCCGGCCACGTTCCTCCTCCCCAACGCCTCCAGCGACAGCAACGCCATTATTACCAGGTGATGCCCCAGATCCGATCCCAATGCAGCCCCCTTCCCTCTAGCTAGCTATTCTCTCTCTCGATCTCTACCGTGCCTGCTACGACCAACAGCCGCCCACCGAAGAGCTCTCAAGCTAGCTGGACCCTTGTTTAACTGCACGTGTGTTCGTCGACTGAGTCTGCCGGTACTTGAAGGGCGCGCGGCCAGCCAGCCCGCACGGCAAGGTTTCGTGTGCGTGTGCGTGAAGCGCCGGGCGGGCGGCGTCCGTGCGTTCGGGCTGCCATGCAGGTGCACACGCACGCGGGCGCTGCCGTGCCGGGCGGCCTCCGTGCTCCATCGCTTCGCTGATAGCCCATGCGCTGCAGTAGCGTGACAAGAGGAGATGGTGAAGCCGCCGCCACCGGCATGTCACGGTCACGCGCGAGGGGAGCTGGCCAGCTCTCAGCTGGTCGGCGCGGCGTCGTTGTGTGCGCGCGGGCCGCGGCATGCATGGTAGCTTGCAGAAATGAGTTGCTTTGGGATGACAAGTACACGTCCTCCTCTTTGTCTGATCGTGGTCATGGCGTCTCTGTTCGTGCGCCCACCGAGTCAGTTTCAGTAGCACGTCGTCTTCGTCATGCCGTGCGCCGCCAGCGACAAAAGGCCCGGCCGGCTCGATGGCGTGGGAGCTACCGAGCTAGCACAGCTTGCATTGCCTTGCCTTCTGGCTTTGTTTCGAGCTACTGGGGATGAGCACGCATGTTCTGTACGTCGACGACTTCTTGTGCTTTTGACATGGCCAGGCTCAACTCTATCCAACTCACGTAGGAAACAG
Coding sequences within:
- the LOC136454072 gene encoding membrane protein PM19L-like, coding for MALLSLEALGRRNVAGPLLLLNLALYVSMTGFASWALNSFVDDIGDQEYYPPADDACMCTGMPAGAAPRSAGDEATLHFIQFALLAAVLGSAAKAAAAFHARASWRPQGLAAASAMGTVAWAATALALGLACKEMRAAASAARGWQMSALEAITATLAVTQLAYVLMLHRAAAADSDVDADVDAAAAAGDQCEPGCSAATEGEDVDCQHAQQQHGHHHHHRQGGGPSCSVM